The Quercus robur chromosome 7, dhQueRobu3.1, whole genome shotgun sequence genome has a segment encoding these proteins:
- the LOC126692494 gene encoding uncharacterized protein LOC126692494 isoform X3 — protein MASSIAYASNLALLRGENHHNDDAAVSASSPNALCAAPLNFVRLSNNYRIRRCSRSVGVPRAAAAVVDNRIAEKEEQAVKKRRVLRVGIVCGGPSAERGISLNSARSVLDNIQGEDFHVSCYYIDYNLNAYAISSAQVYSNTPADFDFKLESLAQGFQSLSEFAEHLTTSVDIVFPVIHGRYGEDGGIQELLEEYNIPFVGTGSNECRQAFDKYDASLELSKQGFITVPNFLVQGNEGNEYELSKWFFRNQLDPFSGKVVVKPARAGSSIGVKVAYGVLDSLTKADEIISEGIDDKVLIEIFLEGGSEFTAIVLDVGSGLDCHPVVLLPTEVELQFHGSVDITEKDAIFNYRRKYLPTQQVAYHTPPRFPIDVIETIREGASLLFQMLGLRDFARIDGWFLPNSVHMSSSSESKYGRTELGNIIFTDINLISGMEQTSFLFQQSSKVGFSHSNILRTIIYRACLRFPNLASFSSGSSHLPRRSKSAQISKAFSINESTRKVFVIFGGDTSERQVSLMSGTNVWLNLQAFDDLEVTPCLLAPTSEFISGVDSNNKESDVSSRTVWSLPYSLVLRHTTEEVIAACMEAIEPARAALTSQLRNKVIDNLMEGLTKHSWFTGFDIADEPPRRFSLEQWIKLAKEVQATVFIAVHGGIGEDGTLQSLLEAERVPYTGPRVISSKTCMDKVATSLALNHLATRGVLTINKEVWRKEDLIKMPILGIWHDLTSKLQCETLCIKPARDGCSTGVARLCCAKDLEVYVKALDDCLLRIPSNSLSKAHGMIEMPNPPPDQLIFEPFIETDEIIVSSKSMNENGHHLMWKGRSRWVEITVGVIGKRGSMHSLSPSITVKETGDILSLEEKFQGGTGINLTPPPLSIISKEVLERCKEYIELIANTLQLEGFSRIDAFVNVDSGEVLIIEVNTVPGMTPSTVLIHQALSEQPPVYPHQFFRMLFDLASERST, from the exons ATGGCTTCGTCGATCGCTTACGCTTCCAACCTCGCCTTGCTCCGCGGCGAGAACCACCACAACGACGACGCCGCCGTTTCAGCTTCTTCACCGAACGCTCTCTGTGCTGCTCCTCTGAATTTCGTGCGATTGAGCAACAACTACAGAATCAGAAGATGTTCGCGGAGCGTTGGAGTTCCACGCGCCGCCGCGGCGGTTGTGGATAACCGGATCGCAGAGAAGGAAGAGCAAGCGGTGAAGAAACGTAGAGTTCTTAGAGTCGGTATCGTTTGCGGTGGTCCCTCGGCGGAGCGTGGAATTTCGCTTAACTCTGCGAGATCGGTCCTCGATAATATtcag GGAGAGGATTTTCATGTAAGCTGCTATTACATTGATTACAATCTCAATGCGTATGCAATATCCTCAGCCCAG GTATACTCAAACACTCCCgctgattttgattttaaacTTGAAAG CCTTGCCCAAGGTTTCCAGTCTCTGTCTGAATTTGCAGAACATCTTACTACATCAGTGGACATAGTGTTCCCAGTTATACATGGCAGATATGGTGAAGATGGTGGCATTCAG GAGCTCTTAGAAGAATACAATATTCCATTTGTCGGCACAGGATCAAATGAGTGTCGTCAAGCATTTGACAAG TATGATGCCTCCTTGGAGCTCAGCAAACAGGGATTCATAACAGTGCCTAATTTTTTAGTGCAG GGAAATGAAGGGAATGAATATGAATTATCAAAGTGGTTTTTTAGAAATCAGCTGGACCCTTTCTCAGGGAAAGTTGTG GTAAAACCAGCAAGAGCTGGATCAAGCATTGGTGTTAAGGTTGCATATGGTGTGCTTGATTCTTTAACAAAGGCTGATGAAATTATTTCAGAG GGAATTGATGACAAAGTCCTTATTGAAATATTTCTTGAAGGAGGGAGTGAGTTTACAGCCATTGTCCTGGATGTGGGGTCTGGTTTGGATTGCCATCCTGTTGTGCTATTGCCAACTGAG GTCGAGCTTCAATTTCATGGCAGTGTTGATATAACAGAAAAGGATGCAATTTTTAATTACCGAAGAAAGTATCTTCCAACACAGCAG GTAGCTTATCACACTCCACCTCGATTTCCCATAGATGTAATTGAAACTATTCGTGAAGGTGCGTCTTTGTTATTCCAAATGCTTGGTCTACGTGATTTTGCTCGAATTGATGGATGGTTTCTGCCTAATTCTGTTCATATGTCGTCATCTTCTGAGAGCAAATATGGAAGGACTGAATTGGGTAACATTATATTTACTGATATTAACCTG ATCAGTGGAATGGAACAGACCAGCTTTTTATTTCAGCAATCTTCAAAG GTTGGATTTTCTCATTCCAACATTCTCCGGACCATTATTTACCGTGCTTGCTTGCGGTTTCCCAATCTTGCATCATTCAGTAGTGGATCAAGTCATTTGCCTAGAAGATCAAAATCTGCCCAGATTAGCAAAGCATTTTCCATCAATGAAAGCACCCGCAaagtttttgtcatttttggaGGGGATACATCAGAGCGGCAAGTATCTCTTATGAGTGGAACAAATGTCTGGCTCAACTTGCAAGCTTTTGATGAT CTTGAAGTAACTCCATGTTTGCTTGCCCCCACAAGTGAATTTATCTCTGGTGTGGATTCAAACAATAAGGAATCTGATGTGAGCTCCAGAACAGTTTGGTCTTTACC TTATTCTCTTGTGCTAAGACACACAACAGAGGAAGTGATTGCTGCGTGCATGGAGGCAATTGAGCCAGCTCGGGCTGCACTGACATCTCAGTTACGGAACAAAGTGATAGACAATCTCATGGAAGGTTTGACAAAGCACAGTTGGTTTACAGGGTTTGATATTGCCGATGAACCACCTAGGAGATTTTCCTTGGAGCAATGGATCAAGCTAGCCAAGGAAGTTCAGGCAACTGTTTTTATTGCAG tGCATGGAGGCATTGGTGAAGATGGTACACTTCAATCTTTGTTGGAAGCTGAAAGGGTTCCTTATACag GCCCCAGAGTGATTTCTTCAAAGACTTGTATGGACAAAGTTGCAACATCTCTTGCTCTTAACCAT CTTGCAACCAGGGGAGTTCTTACTATAAATAAAGAAGTGTGGAGAAAAGAGGATCTAATTAAGATGCCCATTCTAGGTATATGGCATGATTTGACGTCAAAGCTTCAGTGTGAAACATTATGCATTAAACCAGCAAGAGATGGATGCTCAACTGGGGTTGCAAGATTATG CTGTGCCAAGGACCTTGAAGTGTACGTGAAAGCATTGGACGACTGCCTTCTAAGGATTCCTTCTAATAGTTTGTCAAAG GCACATGGAATGATTGAGATGCCAAACCCTCCTCCAGATCAATTAATCTTTGAGCCTTTTATTGAGACTGATGAGATAATTGTTTCATCCAAATCCATGAATGAAAATGGACATCACCTTATGTGGAAAGGACGCAGTAGATGGGTGGAAATAACAGTTGGTGTCATTGGAAAACGTGGATCAATGCACTCATTGAGTCCTAGTATTACTGTCAAGGAGACTGGTGATATCTTATCACTTGAGGAGAAATTCCAAG GTGGGACCGGCATCAATCTGACTCCACCCCCGTTATCAATTATTAG TAAGGAAGTGTTGGAAAGATGTAAAGAATATATTGAACTGATTGCAAACACACTGCAACTGGAAGGATTTTCACGGATTGATGCATTTGTTAATGTAGACAGCGGAGAG GTTTTGATCATAGAGGTTAATACAGTGCCTGGAATGACACCTTCCACTGTTCTAATTCATCAG GCACTATCAGAGCAGCCACCCGT GTATCCTCACCAGTTCTTCCGAATGCTATTTGATTTGGCATCAGAGAGATCCACCTGA
- the LOC126692494 gene encoding uncharacterized protein LOC126692494 isoform X2 — protein sequence MASSIAYASNLALLRGENHHNDDAAVSASSPNALCAAPLNFVRLSNNYRIRRCSRSVGVPRAAAAVVDNRIAEKEEQAVKKRRVLRVGIVCGGPSAERGISLNSARSVLDNIQGEDFHVSCYYIDYNLNAYAISSAQVYSNTPADFDFKLESLAQGFQSLSEFAEHLTTSVDIVFPVIHGRYGEDGGIQELLEEYNIPFVGTGSNECRQAFDKYDASLELSKQGFITVPNFLVQGNEGNEYELSKWFFRNQLDPFSGKVVVKPARAGSSIGVKVAYGVLDSLTKADEIISEGIDDKVLIEIFLEGGSEFTAIVLDVGSGLDCHPVVLLPTEVELQFHGSVDITEKDAIFNYRRKYLPTQQVAYHTPPRFPIDVIETIREGASLLFQMLGLRDFARIDGWFLPNSVHMSSSSESKYGRTELGNIIFTDINLISGMEQTSFLFQQSSKVGFSHSNILRTIIYRACLRFPNLASFSSGSSHLPRRSKSAQISKAFSINESTRKVFVIFGGDTSERQVSLMSGTNVWLNLQAFDDLEVTPCLLAPTSEFISGVDSNNKESDVSSRTVWSLPYSLVLRHTTEEVIAACMEAIEPARAALTSQLRNKVIDNLMEGLTKHSWFTGFDIADEPPRRFSLEQWIKLAKEVQATVFIAVHGGIGEDGTLQSLLEAERVPYTGPRVISSKTCMDKVATSLALNHLATRGVLTINKEVWRKEDLIKMPILGIWHDLTSKLQCETLCIKPARDGCSTGVARLCCAKDLEVYVKALDDCLLRIPSNSLSKAHGMIEMPNPPPDQLIFEPFIETDEIIVSSKSMNENGHHLMWKGRSRWVEITVGVIGKRGSMHSLSPSITVKETGDILSLEEKFQGGTGINLTPPPLSIISKEVLERCKEYIELIANTLQLEGFSRIDAFVNVDSGEVLIIEVNTVPGMTPSTVLIHQALSEQPPRYPHQFFRMLFDLASERST from the exons ATGGCTTCGTCGATCGCTTACGCTTCCAACCTCGCCTTGCTCCGCGGCGAGAACCACCACAACGACGACGCCGCCGTTTCAGCTTCTTCACCGAACGCTCTCTGTGCTGCTCCTCTGAATTTCGTGCGATTGAGCAACAACTACAGAATCAGAAGATGTTCGCGGAGCGTTGGAGTTCCACGCGCCGCCGCGGCGGTTGTGGATAACCGGATCGCAGAGAAGGAAGAGCAAGCGGTGAAGAAACGTAGAGTTCTTAGAGTCGGTATCGTTTGCGGTGGTCCCTCGGCGGAGCGTGGAATTTCGCTTAACTCTGCGAGATCGGTCCTCGATAATATtcag GGAGAGGATTTTCATGTAAGCTGCTATTACATTGATTACAATCTCAATGCGTATGCAATATCCTCAGCCCAG GTATACTCAAACACTCCCgctgattttgattttaaacTTGAAAG CCTTGCCCAAGGTTTCCAGTCTCTGTCTGAATTTGCAGAACATCTTACTACATCAGTGGACATAGTGTTCCCAGTTATACATGGCAGATATGGTGAAGATGGTGGCATTCAG GAGCTCTTAGAAGAATACAATATTCCATTTGTCGGCACAGGATCAAATGAGTGTCGTCAAGCATTTGACAAG TATGATGCCTCCTTGGAGCTCAGCAAACAGGGATTCATAACAGTGCCTAATTTTTTAGTGCAG GGAAATGAAGGGAATGAATATGAATTATCAAAGTGGTTTTTTAGAAATCAGCTGGACCCTTTCTCAGGGAAAGTTGTG GTAAAACCAGCAAGAGCTGGATCAAGCATTGGTGTTAAGGTTGCATATGGTGTGCTTGATTCTTTAACAAAGGCTGATGAAATTATTTCAGAG GGAATTGATGACAAAGTCCTTATTGAAATATTTCTTGAAGGAGGGAGTGAGTTTACAGCCATTGTCCTGGATGTGGGGTCTGGTTTGGATTGCCATCCTGTTGTGCTATTGCCAACTGAG GTCGAGCTTCAATTTCATGGCAGTGTTGATATAACAGAAAAGGATGCAATTTTTAATTACCGAAGAAAGTATCTTCCAACACAGCAG GTAGCTTATCACACTCCACCTCGATTTCCCATAGATGTAATTGAAACTATTCGTGAAGGTGCGTCTTTGTTATTCCAAATGCTTGGTCTACGTGATTTTGCTCGAATTGATGGATGGTTTCTGCCTAATTCTGTTCATATGTCGTCATCTTCTGAGAGCAAATATGGAAGGACTGAATTGGGTAACATTATATTTACTGATATTAACCTG ATCAGTGGAATGGAACAGACCAGCTTTTTATTTCAGCAATCTTCAAAG GTTGGATTTTCTCATTCCAACATTCTCCGGACCATTATTTACCGTGCTTGCTTGCGGTTTCCCAATCTTGCATCATTCAGTAGTGGATCAAGTCATTTGCCTAGAAGATCAAAATCTGCCCAGATTAGCAAAGCATTTTCCATCAATGAAAGCACCCGCAaagtttttgtcatttttggaGGGGATACATCAGAGCGGCAAGTATCTCTTATGAGTGGAACAAATGTCTGGCTCAACTTGCAAGCTTTTGATGAT CTTGAAGTAACTCCATGTTTGCTTGCCCCCACAAGTGAATTTATCTCTGGTGTGGATTCAAACAATAAGGAATCTGATGTGAGCTCCAGAACAGTTTGGTCTTTACC TTATTCTCTTGTGCTAAGACACACAACAGAGGAAGTGATTGCTGCGTGCATGGAGGCAATTGAGCCAGCTCGGGCTGCACTGACATCTCAGTTACGGAACAAAGTGATAGACAATCTCATGGAAGGTTTGACAAAGCACAGTTGGTTTACAGGGTTTGATATTGCCGATGAACCACCTAGGAGATTTTCCTTGGAGCAATGGATCAAGCTAGCCAAGGAAGTTCAGGCAACTGTTTTTATTGCAG tGCATGGAGGCATTGGTGAAGATGGTACACTTCAATCTTTGTTGGAAGCTGAAAGGGTTCCTTATACag GCCCCAGAGTGATTTCTTCAAAGACTTGTATGGACAAAGTTGCAACATCTCTTGCTCTTAACCAT CTTGCAACCAGGGGAGTTCTTACTATAAATAAAGAAGTGTGGAGAAAAGAGGATCTAATTAAGATGCCCATTCTAGGTATATGGCATGATTTGACGTCAAAGCTTCAGTGTGAAACATTATGCATTAAACCAGCAAGAGATGGATGCTCAACTGGGGTTGCAAGATTATG CTGTGCCAAGGACCTTGAAGTGTACGTGAAAGCATTGGACGACTGCCTTCTAAGGATTCCTTCTAATAGTTTGTCAAAG GCACATGGAATGATTGAGATGCCAAACCCTCCTCCAGATCAATTAATCTTTGAGCCTTTTATTGAGACTGATGAGATAATTGTTTCATCCAAATCCATGAATGAAAATGGACATCACCTTATGTGGAAAGGACGCAGTAGATGGGTGGAAATAACAGTTGGTGTCATTGGAAAACGTGGATCAATGCACTCATTGAGTCCTAGTATTACTGTCAAGGAGACTGGTGATATCTTATCACTTGAGGAGAAATTCCAAG GTGGGACCGGCATCAATCTGACTCCACCCCCGTTATCAATTATTAG TAAGGAAGTGTTGGAAAGATGTAAAGAATATATTGAACTGATTGCAAACACACTGCAACTGGAAGGATTTTCACGGATTGATGCATTTGTTAATGTAGACAGCGGAGAG GTTTTGATCATAGAGGTTAATACAGTGCCTGGAATGACACCTTCCACTGTTCTAATTCATCAG GCACTATCAGAGCAGCCACCCAGGTATCCTCACCAGTTCTTCCGAATGCTATTTGATTTGGCATCAGAGAGATCCACCTGA
- the LOC126692494 gene encoding uncharacterized protein LOC126692494 isoform X1: protein MASSIAYASNLALLRGENHHNDDAAVSASSPNALCAAPLNFVRLSNNYRIRRCSRSVGVPRAAAAVVDNRIAEKEEQAVKKRRVLRVGIVCGGPSAERGISLNSARSVLDNIQGEDFHVSCYYIDYNLNAYAISSAQVYSNTPADFDFKLESLAQGFQSLSEFAEHLTTSVDIVFPVIHGRYGEDGGIQELLEEYNIPFVGTGSNECRQAFDKYDASLELSKQGFITVPNFLVQGNEGNEYELSKWFFRNQLDPFSGKVVVKPARAGSSIGVKVAYGVLDSLTKADEIISEGIDDKVLIEIFLEGGSEFTAIVLDVGSGLDCHPVVLLPTEVELQFHGSVDITEKDAIFNYRRKYLPTQQVAYHTPPRFPIDVIETIREGASLLFQMLGLRDFARIDGWFLPNSVHMSSSSESKYGRTELGNIIFTDINLISGMEQTSFLFQQSSKVGFSHSNILRTIIYRACLRFPNLASFSSGSSHLPRRSKSAQISKAFSINESTRKVFVIFGGDTSERQVSLMSGTNVWLNLQAFDDLEVTPCLLAPTSEFISGVDSNNKESDVSSRTVWSLPYSLVLRHTTEEVIAACMEAIEPARAALTSQLRNKVIDNLMEGLTKHSWFTGFDIADEPPRRFSLEQWIKLAKEVQATVFIAVHGGIGEDGTLQSLLEAERVPYTGPRVISSKTCMDKVATSLALNHLATRGVLTINKEVWRKEDLIKMPILGIWHDLTSKLQCETLCIKPARDGCSTGVARLCCAKDLEVYVKALDDCLLRIPSNSLSKAHGMIEMPNPPPDQLIFEPFIETDEIIVSSKSMNENGHHLMWKGRSRWVEITVGVIGKRGSMHSLSPSITVKETGDILSLEEKFQGGTGINLTPPPLSIISKEVLERCKEYIELIANTLQLEGFSRIDAFVNVDSGEVLIIEVNTVPGMTPSTVLIHQALSEQPPVYPHQFFRMLLDLASERST from the exons ATGGCTTCGTCGATCGCTTACGCTTCCAACCTCGCCTTGCTCCGCGGCGAGAACCACCACAACGACGACGCCGCCGTTTCAGCTTCTTCACCGAACGCTCTCTGTGCTGCTCCTCTGAATTTCGTGCGATTGAGCAACAACTACAGAATCAGAAGATGTTCGCGGAGCGTTGGAGTTCCACGCGCCGCCGCGGCGGTTGTGGATAACCGGATCGCAGAGAAGGAAGAGCAAGCGGTGAAGAAACGTAGAGTTCTTAGAGTCGGTATCGTTTGCGGTGGTCCCTCGGCGGAGCGTGGAATTTCGCTTAACTCTGCGAGATCGGTCCTCGATAATATtcag GGAGAGGATTTTCATGTAAGCTGCTATTACATTGATTACAATCTCAATGCGTATGCAATATCCTCAGCCCAG GTATACTCAAACACTCCCgctgattttgattttaaacTTGAAAG CCTTGCCCAAGGTTTCCAGTCTCTGTCTGAATTTGCAGAACATCTTACTACATCAGTGGACATAGTGTTCCCAGTTATACATGGCAGATATGGTGAAGATGGTGGCATTCAG GAGCTCTTAGAAGAATACAATATTCCATTTGTCGGCACAGGATCAAATGAGTGTCGTCAAGCATTTGACAAG TATGATGCCTCCTTGGAGCTCAGCAAACAGGGATTCATAACAGTGCCTAATTTTTTAGTGCAG GGAAATGAAGGGAATGAATATGAATTATCAAAGTGGTTTTTTAGAAATCAGCTGGACCCTTTCTCAGGGAAAGTTGTG GTAAAACCAGCAAGAGCTGGATCAAGCATTGGTGTTAAGGTTGCATATGGTGTGCTTGATTCTTTAACAAAGGCTGATGAAATTATTTCAGAG GGAATTGATGACAAAGTCCTTATTGAAATATTTCTTGAAGGAGGGAGTGAGTTTACAGCCATTGTCCTGGATGTGGGGTCTGGTTTGGATTGCCATCCTGTTGTGCTATTGCCAACTGAG GTCGAGCTTCAATTTCATGGCAGTGTTGATATAACAGAAAAGGATGCAATTTTTAATTACCGAAGAAAGTATCTTCCAACACAGCAG GTAGCTTATCACACTCCACCTCGATTTCCCATAGATGTAATTGAAACTATTCGTGAAGGTGCGTCTTTGTTATTCCAAATGCTTGGTCTACGTGATTTTGCTCGAATTGATGGATGGTTTCTGCCTAATTCTGTTCATATGTCGTCATCTTCTGAGAGCAAATATGGAAGGACTGAATTGGGTAACATTATATTTACTGATATTAACCTG ATCAGTGGAATGGAACAGACCAGCTTTTTATTTCAGCAATCTTCAAAG GTTGGATTTTCTCATTCCAACATTCTCCGGACCATTATTTACCGTGCTTGCTTGCGGTTTCCCAATCTTGCATCATTCAGTAGTGGATCAAGTCATTTGCCTAGAAGATCAAAATCTGCCCAGATTAGCAAAGCATTTTCCATCAATGAAAGCACCCGCAaagtttttgtcatttttggaGGGGATACATCAGAGCGGCAAGTATCTCTTATGAGTGGAACAAATGTCTGGCTCAACTTGCAAGCTTTTGATGAT CTTGAAGTAACTCCATGTTTGCTTGCCCCCACAAGTGAATTTATCTCTGGTGTGGATTCAAACAATAAGGAATCTGATGTGAGCTCCAGAACAGTTTGGTCTTTACC TTATTCTCTTGTGCTAAGACACACAACAGAGGAAGTGATTGCTGCGTGCATGGAGGCAATTGAGCCAGCTCGGGCTGCACTGACATCTCAGTTACGGAACAAAGTGATAGACAATCTCATGGAAGGTTTGACAAAGCACAGTTGGTTTACAGGGTTTGATATTGCCGATGAACCACCTAGGAGATTTTCCTTGGAGCAATGGATCAAGCTAGCCAAGGAAGTTCAGGCAACTGTTTTTATTGCAG tGCATGGAGGCATTGGTGAAGATGGTACACTTCAATCTTTGTTGGAAGCTGAAAGGGTTCCTTATACag GCCCCAGAGTGATTTCTTCAAAGACTTGTATGGACAAAGTTGCAACATCTCTTGCTCTTAACCAT CTTGCAACCAGGGGAGTTCTTACTATAAATAAAGAAGTGTGGAGAAAAGAGGATCTAATTAAGATGCCCATTCTAGGTATATGGCATGATTTGACGTCAAAGCTTCAGTGTGAAACATTATGCATTAAACCAGCAAGAGATGGATGCTCAACTGGGGTTGCAAGATTATG CTGTGCCAAGGACCTTGAAGTGTACGTGAAAGCATTGGACGACTGCCTTCTAAGGATTCCTTCTAATAGTTTGTCAAAG GCACATGGAATGATTGAGATGCCAAACCCTCCTCCAGATCAATTAATCTTTGAGCCTTTTATTGAGACTGATGAGATAATTGTTTCATCCAAATCCATGAATGAAAATGGACATCACCTTATGTGGAAAGGACGCAGTAGATGGGTGGAAATAACAGTTGGTGTCATTGGAAAACGTGGATCAATGCACTCATTGAGTCCTAGTATTACTGTCAAGGAGACTGGTGATATCTTATCACTTGAGGAGAAATTCCAAG GTGGGACCGGCATCAATCTGACTCCACCCCCGTTATCAATTATTAG TAAGGAAGTGTTGGAAAGATGTAAAGAATATATTGAACTGATTGCAAACACACTGCAACTGGAAGGATTTTCACGGATTGATGCATTTGTTAATGTAGACAGCGGAGAG GTTTTGATCATAGAGGTTAATACAGTGCCTGGAATGACACCTTCCACTGTTCTAATTCATCAG GCACTATCAGAGCAGCCACCCGTGTATCCTCACCAGTTCTTCCGAATGCTACTTGATTTGGCATCAGAGAGATCCACCTGA